TTTCTTTTTTAATTAAATAATCTAAATATTTTCCTCTAGCTCTCTTACTATAATTACTTATTGATTTCAAATTCCCTTTATGATTTTCTTTAAAGTCTAATGTTATCATAGGAATATTTTTATCTATAATCTTTGAAAATTCTGAGGAAGCTAAATTCAATAATACTTCTTCAGCTTTTAAACTATTTTTTATATGGAAATTTACTTCTTTTTTCCAAAAATTATATAGACTTTCTTCCATTATCTTCATTGTCATATCTAATCTATACGGCTTTATTTTTTCAAAAGGTAAAGCTATCCCATAAAAAGCCGACAAAAGAAAAAGATTATCTCTAATATAACTTAAAGAAGCATCTGAATACTCTTCTAAATTCAATTCCTTATATGCAACCCCATTATATAAAGATATTGCATACAATTCTTCTAATACATCATATTTTCTGTAATTCTCAATAGTTTCTTCAAGTAATTTCCCTTTTATTTTCATAATATTTGAAATTTCTTCATTATTTTTTTTCTTTAATAATTGTAATAATTCTTTTCTTTTTAATTTAAAACTTTCATCAATACTTTGATTTTTTTTATTAAAAAGTACTTCTACTTTTCTCATCTCTTTACTTGGAGAAAATATTATTTTCATCATTACTCCCATTCTTTAATAAAACCATAATATATTTTTGTATTATCTCCAGTAACATCAAGTATATTTATATCTGTAATATAGCATTCTTCTTTTTTTACGACTACTCCATTAACTTCGACTTCACCGTCAATTACAAAAAGAAATATAATATTACTATCTTTTTCAAGATGTAATTTACATAGCTTTTGAACTTCTCTAAAATATAAGTCCCCTCTTATACCTTTTAACATTAAGTTAAAATCTCTAAATTTACCATAAGAATAAGTTTCCCAATCTCCTCTAAAACGATCTATCTGATAATCTTCCATATCTACTTCATAATGTCCCGTATGAGATAGTTTCATTTCTCCTTCCAATTTAGAAATGTATCTATCCACTCCTGGTAGTTTTGTAAAAAGAGATTCTGCTGGGTCATTTGTTGTTGCAACACTTATACGAGCTTTAAAAACTCTTTCAGCATAGTTTGAATTTTCTGGGTAAATAAAAATTTCATTTGTTACTCCACCAGACCACACAGAGACTTTCCAATCTTCCTTTTTTATAACCTTATACATTTTCCCCTCCTATCTCATCGCATAAAATATCTAAACCATTAATATTAATATTCATACATATTATAATTATACAACCTTTTTTATAAAAGTAAAATAAAAAAACTACACATTATTGTGTAGTAGTAATCTTAGATGGTGGTTGGGGAAGGATTCGAACCTTCGAAGGCGGAGCCGTCAGATTTACAGTCTGATCCCTTTGACCGCTCGGGAACCCAACCATGCTATTAAATTTAGTGGTACCCCGTAGGGGAATCGAACCCCTGTTTCCAGAGTGAAAATCTGATGTCCTAACCACTGAACGAACGGGGCACTGGTGCCGCTTATCGGAGTCGAACCAATCACCTACTGATTACAAGTCAGTTGCTCTACCAGATGAGCTAAAGCGGCTTATGTCGTTTAGAGACATTCACTATAATACATTATTTTCTATCTTTTGTCAACTCTTTTTTTATTTTTTTTCTACTTTTTAAAAATTTTATCAATTTCTTCTTGTTGATATTTTCTTTTTTGTTTCATATTATTAAGTAATTCATTATTTATAGAAATTTTATTTTTTTCATCAAGTTCATCTAACTTTTTTATTATTTCTACATTCAATATATTATTTTCTTTAAAGATTTTTTCTATTTCTAAAAGTTTAAAATATGAAATTGCTTTTAAATTTCTATCAGCCCCAACTCTATCTATTGTGTTAAGTTGAATCTTATCGTATCTTATTTTATTTTCTTTTAAAAATTCTATGATTCCTTTTATATTCTCATAGCTGTCTGTAACATTTTCTATAATAAAAATCTCTATCCAAATTTCCCCTTTAAAATTAGAATGACTCATCTTAATAAAGCCCTCTTTTACTTCTTCTATATGAGTACTTTTATCCGGTCTAACTAACTTTTCAAAAATCTCTTGATTTACTGTACTTAAAGTTGGAATTAACAAATCTGCCCTTTCTATTTCTTTTATAACATCAGCATTATTCAATAGTAAACTATTTGTAATTACTGCTATTTTACCTTTATAAACTAAGTTATCTTTAATAAAATTTATAATATTCCCTAAATCTAAACTTAAAGTTGGTTCTCCACTTCCAGAAAAAGTTATATAATTTGGCGTAATAGATTTTAAAACTTCTCTTATTTCAAATTTTATTTCTTCAATATCTTTAAATATTTTTCTATCTAATATTATTTTTTTAGTTGCTCCACATTCACAAAACACACAATTTAAGTTACAACTTTTATTTACAACTAAATCTACCCCTAAAGAAATTCCCAATCTTCTAGATGGAACCGGTCCAAAAACATGCTTATACATAGTATCACTTCCTAAACATAATTTTACCTTATTTTACCACTTTATTTTATTTTTTTCTAAATAAATTATCTAAATACTTTATTAAACAAATACTTTCTAAGTATATAATAAATAAAGTCTCTGACGTCCGTATTAGTTCGAAGAGCCTGTGTTCATTGAGCTCGTAGAACTCATACGGCTGTCAAGAGACTAATTTTTATTATTTAATTTTATACTTTCCTATAGAACAAAAAAAAGACTGTTACAAAAATTTATAACAATCTTTTAATTCTATTTTATGAAAGTTCTTATTTTCTTACTAATGGTTTACCACAACAAGAAAATTCACAACATTCGTGAGCATGTTTGTGAGTTTCACAATTTTCATCATCTGCACAATTACATTGATTTTTTACCTCTATTTCGAAATCACAACATTGACATTTATAAACTTCACCTTTTTTCATATTTTCACAACTTACCATAAAAAAACCTCCTCTATATTTTAAAAACTTTTTTATATACCTATCTAGGTATATACATTATACCCTACCCTGTATACTATGTCAAGTATTTTTTTTTATTTTTTTTTATTACAATAGAAAGAATATATATCTATAAAAAAGTCTCTTGCCGTATGAGGCTGGCTTTTAGTATTTAATTTTATACTTTCCTATAGAATAAAATATATTCATTTTTTTTATTCTATGATAAAATAAATTACTTTAGTTTATATAGAAGGAGTTATAGAATGGAAGTAAGGTATGCTAATAAAGATGAAAAAAATATTGCTATAAATTTTTGGAAAGAAAGTTTTAAAGATACTGATGAACAAATAAATTTTTATTTCAATGAAATTTTTGACCATAATAATTACTTAATTTTAGAAGATGAAGAAAAAATTGTTTCTTCTTTGCATGAA
Above is a window of Fusobacterium massiliense DNA encoding:
- a CDS encoding YaaA family protein, with translation MKIIFSPSKEMRKVEVLFNKKNQSIDESFKLKRKELLQLLKKKNNEEISNIMKIKGKLLEETIENYRKYDVLEELYAISLYNGVAYKELNLEEYSDASLSYIRDNLFLLSAFYGIALPFEKIKPYRLDMTMKIMEESLYNFWKKEVNFHIKNSLKAEEVLLNLASSEFSKIIDKNIPMITLDFKENHKGNLKSISNYSKRARGKYLDYLIKKEISNIEDIKKVSIDKYIFDENISDEKNFIFVRESKVEV
- a CDS encoding HutD/Ves family protein; translated protein: MYKVIKKEDWKVSVWSGGVTNEIFIYPENSNYAERVFKARISVATTNDPAESLFTKLPGVDRYISKLEGEMKLSHTGHYEVDMEDYQIDRFRGDWETYSYGKFRDFNLMLKGIRGDLYFREVQKLCKLHLEKDSNIIFLFVIDGEVEVNGVVVKKEECYITDINILDVTGDNTKIYYGFIKEWE
- a CDS encoding radical SAM protein; this translates as MYKHVFGPVPSRRLGISLGVDLVVNKSCNLNCVFCECGATKKIILDRKIFKDIEEIKFEIREVLKSITPNYITFSGSGEPTLSLDLGNIINFIKDNLVYKGKIAVITNSLLLNNADVIKEIERADLLIPTLSTVNQEIFEKLVRPDKSTHIEEVKEGFIKMSHSNFKGEIWIEIFIIENVTDSYENIKGIIEFLKENKIRYDKIQLNTIDRVGADRNLKAISYFKLLEIEKIFKENNILNVEIIKKLDELDEKNKISINNELLNNMKQKRKYQQEEIDKIFKK